A region of Micromonospora sp. WMMD882 DNA encodes the following proteins:
- a CDS encoding NAD-binding protein: MRRMAEPLLDRAWRAGRRLRPNGSRRHYVVCGHDPLAYWVVRALLTSEVASGRIRVTLIVPERPRSDGPDGRHIHGVDVVRADRLDTATFRRVGLADAAGLALLHQDDVGNLSAALCAQEVEPKLRLVVRMFNTGLANGVRQIFPDSAVLSDATMAAPAFVAAALGEVAPTHFRHAGRTLYVAHRDDVRPEEVVCAVADTRDPREVRLLPADESTADVVLAEATGRAPGAELAARRLARARRRRGWRRPLAVPLRAVRSFATRKIGAAVLAVLALIGTLGWLNGRAAHLSWADALYLTLVTTLTGQDPDAAKPLAEQIMQVVLSVAGLALIPLITAVVVDGVVNARLALHSGRIQPDRAGHVVVVGLGNVGTRVMALLHDFGVEVVAIDRHAEPRGASLARRLGVPLIVGDAALEDTLRAASVGACQALVVVSTDDATNLQAALNGRALNEDLRVVLRLFDGDFAERIQRAFGIGASSSVSYLAAPSFAAALLDRAMIATIPVGRHALLVTEVSVAAGSPLDGHPLDAVGRPGEVRLLAHARAGQPRSEWRPDPRLVIVAGDRLTVLARRAGLNALLREVTAPDIPPSAVSRSVPPGVVPPPTAPAARVAPPTPGGPPARSAPPPVESLPAEPLPAESDESGTS, encoded by the coding sequence ATGCGGCGCATGGCGGAGCCCCTGCTCGACCGCGCGTGGCGGGCCGGCCGACGACTACGCCCCAACGGTTCCCGACGCCACTACGTGGTCTGCGGGCACGACCCGCTCGCCTACTGGGTGGTTCGGGCGTTGCTCACCAGCGAGGTCGCCAGCGGCCGGATCCGGGTCACCCTCATCGTGCCGGAACGTCCCCGCTCCGACGGCCCGGACGGGCGGCACATCCACGGCGTCGACGTGGTCCGGGCCGACCGGCTGGACACCGCCACGTTCCGCCGGGTCGGGCTGGCCGACGCGGCCGGGCTGGCCCTGCTGCACCAGGACGACGTGGGCAACCTGTCGGCCGCGCTCTGCGCGCAGGAGGTCGAGCCGAAGCTGCGCCTGGTGGTGCGCATGTTCAACACCGGCCTGGCCAACGGGGTCCGGCAGATCTTCCCCGACTCGGCGGTGCTGTCGGACGCCACCATGGCCGCCCCGGCGTTCGTCGCCGCCGCGCTCGGCGAGGTCGCCCCCACCCACTTCCGGCACGCCGGCCGCACCCTCTACGTGGCCCACCGCGACGACGTACGCCCGGAGGAAGTCGTCTGCGCGGTGGCCGACACCCGCGATCCCCGCGAGGTGCGGCTGCTGCCCGCCGACGAGTCCACGGCGGACGTGGTGCTCGCCGAGGCGACCGGCCGGGCCCCCGGCGCGGAGCTGGCCGCCCGCCGGTTGGCCAGGGCCCGGCGGCGGCGCGGCTGGCGTCGGCCGCTGGCGGTGCCGTTGCGCGCGGTACGCAGCTTCGCCACCCGCAAGATCGGGGCTGCGGTGCTGGCGGTGCTGGCCCTGATCGGGACGCTCGGCTGGCTCAACGGCCGGGCCGCCCACCTGAGCTGGGCCGACGCGCTCTACCTCACCCTGGTCACCACGCTCACCGGCCAGGATCCCGACGCCGCCAAGCCGCTCGCCGAGCAGATCATGCAGGTGGTGCTCAGCGTCGCCGGCCTGGCGCTGATCCCGTTGATCACCGCCGTGGTGGTCGACGGCGTGGTCAACGCCCGGCTGGCCCTGCACTCCGGCCGGATCCAGCCGGACCGGGCCGGGCACGTGGTGGTGGTCGGCCTCGGCAACGTCGGCACCCGGGTGATGGCCCTGCTGCACGACTTCGGTGTCGAGGTGGTGGCGATCGACAGGCACGCCGAGCCGCGTGGCGCGTCGCTGGCCCGGCGGCTCGGCGTACCGCTGATCGTCGGGGACGCGGCGCTGGAGGACACGTTGCGGGCCGCGTCGGTGGGCGCCTGCCAGGCCCTGGTGGTGGTCTCCACCGACGACGCCACCAACCTCCAGGCCGCCCTCAACGGCCGGGCGCTGAACGAGGACCTGCGCGTGGTGCTGCGCCTGTTCGACGGCGACTTCGCCGAACGCATCCAGCGTGCCTTCGGCATCGGCGCGTCGAGCAGCGTGTCGTACCTGGCCGCGCCGTCGTTCGCCGCCGCCCTGCTGGACCGCGCGATGATCGCCACCATCCCGGTCGGCCGGCACGCGCTGCTGGTCACCGAGGTCTCGGTGGCCGCCGGATCTCCGCTGGACGGTCACCCGCTGGACGCGGTCGGCCGTCCCGGCGAGGTGCGGCTGCTCGCGCACGCCCGCGCCGGCCAGCCCCGCTCCGAGTGGCGCCCCGACCCGCGCCTGGTGATCGTGGCCGGTGACCGGCTGACCGTGCTGGCCCGCCGCGCCGGCCTGAACGCGCTGCTCCGCGAGGTCACCGCCCCCGACATTCCGCCCTCGGCCGTTTCCCGGTCCGTCCCGCCGGGCGTTGTCCCGCCCCCGACGGCTCCGGCCGCCCGCGTCGCGCCGCCGACTCCGGGCGGACCACCGGCCCGGAGCGCGCCGCCACCCGTGGAGTCGTTGCCTGCGGAGCCGTTGCCCGCCGAGTCGGACGAGTCTGGCACGTCCTGA
- a CDS encoding FAD-dependent oxidoreductase, whose amino-acid sequence MALSQRVGRLIGVREHLVDPGGGGASRVPRPVDVVVVGGGIAGMSAAVVLAERGVRVTVLEAAPTLGGRLGAWPETLADGSRQVVEHGFHAFFRQYYNWRSILRRADPGLGFLRAVPGYPILSRRWPTEEFGRLPPAPPANLLALLLRSPSLRLRDLRGMDRDAALPLLTYDPERTYAELDDRTAAELLDSLRLPDRARAMLFEVFSHSFFNHEAEMSAAEMVAQFHFYLLGNAEGLAFDAPAEDYATVIWAPLTRHLRRHGGRVVTGAAATTLARDADGWQVTTGDGTAYRGGHVVLAVDPPALAALVGASPGLAAVAGDLVARMPAFGPPGPPYAVARYWLDGDVRADRAVFSGVSREATLDSVTLYHRLERESRRWAERVGGSVVEVHAYACEPGVAADVLAERMRGELAALWPEVAGLRVRELRARVEAQAPAFRPGGQATRPGVRTGAAGLYLAGDGIRTDFPSALMERAAATGIIAANHILRAEGGAAEPVRSVRPRGLLADRPPGK is encoded by the coding sequence ATGGCGCTGTCGCAGCGGGTCGGCCGGTTGATCGGCGTACGGGAGCACCTCGTGGACCCCGGCGGTGGGGGCGCGTCGCGGGTGCCCCGCCCGGTCGACGTGGTGGTGGTCGGCGGTGGCATCGCCGGCATGTCGGCGGCGGTGGTGCTCGCCGAACGGGGCGTCCGGGTGACCGTGCTGGAGGCCGCGCCCACCCTGGGCGGGCGGCTCGGCGCGTGGCCGGAGACCCTGGCCGACGGCAGCCGGCAGGTGGTCGAGCACGGCTTCCACGCGTTCTTCCGGCAGTACTACAACTGGCGGTCGATCCTGCGGCGGGCCGACCCGGGGCTGGGTTTCCTGCGGGCGGTGCCGGGTTACCCGATCCTGAGTCGACGGTGGCCGACCGAGGAGTTCGGCCGGCTGCCGCCGGCCCCGCCGGCGAACCTGCTCGCCCTGCTGCTGCGCAGCCCCAGCCTGCGGCTGCGGGACCTGCGCGGAATGGACCGGGACGCCGCGTTACCGCTGCTCACCTACGATCCGGAGCGCACCTACGCCGAGCTGGACGACCGGACCGCCGCCGAGCTGCTCGACTCGCTGCGGCTGCCGGACCGGGCGCGGGCGATGCTGTTCGAGGTCTTCTCGCACTCGTTCTTCAACCACGAGGCGGAGATGTCGGCCGCCGAGATGGTCGCGCAGTTCCACTTCTACCTGCTGGGCAACGCCGAGGGGTTGGCGTTCGACGCGCCCGCCGAGGACTACGCGACGGTGATCTGGGCGCCGCTGACCCGGCACCTGCGGCGGCACGGCGGTCGGGTGGTCACCGGGGCGGCGGCCACCACCCTGGCGCGGGACGCGGACGGCTGGCAGGTGACGACCGGCGACGGCACGGCGTACCGGGGCGGGCACGTGGTGCTGGCGGTCGACCCGCCGGCGCTGGCCGCGCTGGTCGGGGCCTCCCCCGGGCTCGCGGCGGTCGCCGGGGACCTGGTGGCGCGGATGCCCGCGTTCGGCCCGCCCGGTCCGCCGTACGCGGTGGCGCGGTACTGGCTGGACGGGGACGTGCGCGCCGACCGGGCGGTGTTCAGCGGGGTGTCCCGGGAGGCCACCCTGGACTCGGTGACCCTCTACCACCGGCTGGAGCGGGAGTCCCGCCGCTGGGCGGAGCGCGTCGGCGGTTCGGTGGTGGAGGTGCACGCGTACGCGTGTGAGCCGGGGGTGGCCGCCGACGTGCTGGCCGAGCGGATGCGCGGCGAGCTGGCCGCGCTCTGGCCGGAGGTGGCCGGGCTGCGGGTCCGTGAGCTGCGCGCCCGGGTGGAGGCGCAGGCCCCGGCGTTCCGGCCGGGCGGCCAGGCGACCCGGCCCGGGGTGCGCACCGGCGCCGCCGGCCTCTACCTGGCCGGCGACGGGATCCGGACGGACTTCCCGAGCGCGCTGATGGAGCGGGCGGCGGCCACCGGGATCATCGCCGCGAACCACATCCTGCGCGCCGAGGGCGGGGCCGCCGAGCCGGTACGTTCGGTGCGTCCGCGTGGGCTGCTCGCCGACCGGCCCCCCGGGAAATGA
- a CDS encoding M4 family metallopeptidase, which produces MRRSLAAVSSALLASSLLTGVAATPAQAAPTPADPDAAARSALRANPAVVKGSNRESYAAHRTTVDRDGAGHVRYTRRYQGLRVAGGDFVIHTTPGGGYAGSSVGLTTPLTLDVKPTFPAASAKTLAAARFKGRRTSVGTPELFVDATSGKGRLAWETVITGWQPDGQTPSRLHVVVDATTGRLIGTYDEIAMVAGTGYGVHGGQVTIDTVAANGSYTLTDPVRGDGSTCDMGNDTVTCAPFTDADNVWGSGTVGSRQSAAVDAHYGAAKTYDYFKNVHGRDGVFGDGRGVRSRVHYGDNYDNAFWDGLQMTYGDGWGNASPLVSLDIAGHEMTHGVTDNVVPGGLTYAGEAGGLNEATSDIFGTAVEFYANNPTDPGDYRIGEKLGPALRVMYNPAQDGVSDSCWSTATAGKDVHFSSGVGNHFFFNLAEGTGATPYGTSPVCGSAPAVTGIGRTRAERIWWRALDVYFTSNTSYVNTANPGNTARAYTLRAAADLFGGCGVEYRAVQAAWTAVNVAGGDAACTAADGFSLTLTPTSTAVNAGESATAGLTLATTGGAAQPEVTFSVSGLPAGATASFSPTVTSSDGQTTLTVTTAAGTPAGSYPVTVTATGATVTRTASLTLIVYGPGGVCPVGQQLVDPGFESGGTGWTATPGVVGQFGAVGQPARTGVWSAWLGGHGRTSTDSLDQRLALPAGCATYTLSYWMSVRTAETSTTKAYDTIRVQVLDGSGAVLATLATYSNLSRSDGYVSRSLSLAPYQGQSVTLRFVATEDVSLQTSFVLDDLAVTIA; this is translated from the coding sequence GTGAGAAGATCCCTCGCCGCTGTCAGCTCGGCGCTGCTCGCCAGCAGCCTGCTGACCGGCGTCGCCGCCACCCCGGCCCAGGCGGCGCCCACGCCCGCCGACCCGGACGCCGCCGCCCGCTCCGCGCTGCGGGCCAACCCCGCCGTGGTCAAGGGCAGCAACCGCGAGTCGTACGCGGCGCACCGCACCACGGTCGACCGCGACGGCGCCGGCCACGTCCGCTACACCCGTCGCTACCAGGGCCTGCGGGTCGCCGGTGGGGACTTCGTCATCCACACCACGCCCGGCGGCGGGTACGCCGGCTCGTCGGTCGGCCTGACCACCCCGCTGACCCTGGACGTCAAGCCGACGTTCCCGGCCGCCTCGGCGAAGACGCTGGCCGCGGCGCGGTTCAAGGGCCGACGCACCTCGGTGGGCACGCCGGAGCTGTTCGTCGACGCCACCTCCGGCAAGGGCCGGCTGGCCTGGGAGACGGTGATCACCGGCTGGCAACCGGACGGGCAGACCCCGTCCCGTCTCCACGTCGTCGTCGACGCCACCACCGGCCGGCTGATCGGCACGTACGACGAGATCGCCATGGTCGCCGGCACCGGGTACGGCGTGCACGGCGGCCAGGTCACCATCGACACCGTCGCCGCCAACGGCAGCTACACGCTCACCGACCCGGTGCGCGGCGACGGCTCCACCTGCGACATGGGCAACGACACCGTCACCTGCGCGCCCTTCACCGACGCCGACAACGTCTGGGGCAGCGGCACCGTCGGCAGCCGACAGTCGGCGGCGGTGGACGCGCACTACGGGGCGGCGAAGACGTACGACTACTTCAAGAACGTGCACGGCCGCGACGGCGTCTTCGGCGACGGCCGGGGCGTGCGCAGCCGGGTGCACTACGGCGACAACTACGACAACGCCTTCTGGGACGGCCTCCAGATGACCTACGGGGACGGTTGGGGCAACGCCAGCCCGCTGGTCTCCCTGGACATCGCCGGGCACGAGATGACCCACGGCGTCACCGACAACGTGGTCCCCGGCGGTCTCACCTACGCCGGTGAGGCCGGCGGTCTCAACGAGGCCACCAGCGACATCTTCGGCACCGCCGTCGAGTTCTACGCCAACAACCCCACCGACCCGGGTGACTACCGGATCGGCGAGAAGCTCGGCCCGGCGCTGCGGGTCATGTACAACCCGGCGCAGGACGGCGTCTCGGACAGTTGCTGGTCGACCGCCACCGCCGGCAAGGACGTGCACTTCTCGTCCGGCGTCGGCAACCACTTCTTCTTCAACCTGGCCGAGGGCACCGGGGCCACCCCGTACGGCACGTCGCCGGTGTGCGGCTCGGCCCCGGCGGTCACCGGGATCGGCCGGACCAGGGCGGAGCGGATCTGGTGGCGGGCGCTGGACGTCTACTTCACCTCGAACACGTCGTACGTGAACACCGCCAACCCGGGCAACACCGCACGGGCGTACACCCTGCGGGCGGCGGCCGACCTGTTCGGCGGCTGCGGCGTCGAGTACCGGGCCGTCCAGGCGGCCTGGACGGCGGTGAACGTCGCCGGCGGCGACGCGGCCTGCACGGCGGCGGACGGCTTCTCGCTGACCCTGACGCCGACCAGCACGGCGGTCAACGCGGGCGAGTCGGCGACGGCCGGGCTCACCCTGGCCACCACCGGCGGGGCGGCGCAGCCGGAGGTCACGTTCTCGGTCAGCGGCCTGCCGGCCGGTGCGACCGCCTCGTTCAGTCCGACGGTGACCAGCTCCGACGGCCAGACCACGCTGACCGTCACCACGGCCGCCGGCACCCCGGCGGGCAGCTACCCGGTCACGGTCACCGCCACCGGAGCGACGGTCACCCGGACGGCCAGCCTCACCCTGATCGTGTACGGGCCGGGCGGCGTCTGCCCGGTCGGGCAGCAGCTCGTCGACCCCGGCTTCGAGTCGGGCGGCACGGGTTGGACGGCCACCCCCGGAGTGGTCGGGCAGTTCGGCGCGGTCGGCCAGCCGGCCCGCACCGGCGTCTGGAGCGCCTGGCTGGGCGGTCACGGCCGGACCAGCACCGACTCGCTCGACCAGCGGCTCGCCCTGCCGGCCGGCTGCGCCACCTACACGCTCAGCTACTGGATGAGCGTGCGGACGGCGGAGACCAGCACCACCAAGGCGTACGACACGATCAGGGTGCAGGTGCTCGACGGGTCCGGGGCGGTGCTGGCCACCCTGGCCACGTACTCGAACCTCAGCCGCAGCGACGGGTACGTGTCCCGGAGCCTGTCGCTGGCCCCGTACCAGGGACAGAGCGTGACGCTGCGGTTCGTGGCGACCGAGGACGTGTCGTTGCAGACCTCGTTCGTCCTGGACGATCTCGCGGTGACCATCGCCTGA
- a CDS encoding APC family permease, with the protein MDRLARRLGVADAVVVGLGSMLGAGVFVVFAPAAAAAGGAGLLLAVAVAGFVAFCNATSSARLAARYPESGGTYVYGRERLSPYAGFLAGWGFVVGKTASCAAMALTIGAYLWPERARLVAVAAVVAVTAVNLRGIGKTATATKILVGVVLAVLALVAATGVGAVSVDRLGDPGGSGRGVLTAAGLLFFAFAGYARIATLGEEVRDPGRTIPRAVPLALGVVLAIYLVLAVVTVGVLGADALAGSAAPLADVVTAAGLPGLAPVVRAGATVAVTGVLLSLVAGVGRTTLAMARRRDLPGGLAAVHRRHRVPHRAELTVAAVVIVVALLGDVRQAIGFSSCTVLVYYAITNAAALTLGREPDRRLPGRALAVAGLVGCLVLAANLPLGSVLAGFGVLALGTLWYAARHRFRFRFRRVTP; encoded by the coding sequence GTGGATCGACTGGCGCGACGGTTGGGCGTGGCCGACGCGGTGGTCGTCGGCCTGGGGTCGATGCTCGGCGCGGGCGTCTTCGTGGTGTTCGCGCCCGCCGCGGCGGCGGCCGGCGGCGCGGGTCTGCTGCTCGCGGTGGCCGTGGCCGGTTTCGTGGCGTTCTGCAACGCGACCAGCTCGGCCCGGTTGGCCGCCCGCTACCCGGAGTCCGGCGGCACCTACGTGTACGGGCGGGAGCGGCTGAGCCCGTACGCCGGTTTCCTGGCCGGCTGGGGGTTCGTGGTCGGCAAGACGGCGAGCTGCGCGGCGATGGCGCTGACCATCGGGGCGTACCTGTGGCCGGAGCGGGCGCGGCTGGTCGCCGTCGCCGCCGTGGTGGCGGTGACCGCGGTGAACCTGCGCGGCATCGGCAAGACCGCGACCGCGACGAAGATTCTGGTCGGCGTGGTGCTGGCGGTGCTGGCGCTGGTCGCGGCGACCGGCGTCGGCGCGGTCTCCGTCGACCGGCTGGGTGACCCGGGCGGCTCGGGTCGGGGCGTGCTCACCGCCGCCGGCCTGCTGTTCTTCGCGTTCGCCGGGTACGCCCGGATCGCCACCCTCGGTGAGGAGGTACGCGATCCGGGGCGGACCATCCCCCGGGCGGTGCCGCTGGCGTTGGGCGTCGTGCTGGCGATCTACCTGGTCCTGGCGGTGGTCACGGTCGGCGTGCTGGGGGCCGACGCGCTGGCCGGTTCCGCCGCCCCCCTGGCCGACGTGGTGACCGCCGCCGGCCTGCCCGGTCTGGCTCCGGTGGTGCGCGCCGGCGCGACCGTGGCGGTGACCGGGGTGCTGTTGTCCCTGGTCGCCGGGGTCGGCCGGACCACCCTGGCGATGGCCCGCCGCCGGGACCTGCCGGGCGGGCTCGCCGCCGTGCACCGCCGCCACCGGGTGCCGCACCGCGCCGAGCTGACCGTCGCCGCCGTGGTGATCGTGGTGGCGCTCCTCGGCGATGTCCGTCAGGCGATCGGTTTTTCGAGCTGTACGGTGCTGGTCTACTACGCGATCACCAACGCGGCGGCGCTGACGCTGGGGCGGGAGCCGGACCGGCGGTTGCCGGGGCGGGCGTTGGCGGTGGCCGGGCTGGTCGGCTGCCTGGTGCTCGCGGCCAACCTGCCGCTGGGCAGCGTGCTCGCCGGTTTCGGCGTCCTCGCCCTCGGCACCCTCTGGTACGCCGCCCGCCACCGCTTCCGCTTCCGCTTCCGCCGAGTCACCCCTTGA
- a CDS encoding VOC family protein: MTMMNAISRSQIFVLDQDEALDFYVGKLGLEVHTDVDLGFMRWLTVNVPGDREREILLERPGPPALDPATAEQVRELLTKGAAGGYLFMTTDDAYQTHADLVAKGVDITDEPTERPYGIDFGVRDPFGNRIRVGQMF, translated from the coding sequence ATGACGATGATGAACGCGATCAGCCGCTCCCAGATCTTCGTGCTCGACCAGGACGAGGCCCTCGACTTCTACGTCGGCAAGCTCGGGCTGGAGGTGCACACCGACGTCGACCTCGGCTTCATGCGCTGGCTCACGGTGAACGTCCCGGGCGACCGCGAACGGGAGATCCTGCTGGAGAGGCCCGGTCCGCCGGCGCTGGACCCGGCCACCGCCGAGCAGGTGCGGGAGCTGCTCACCAAGGGCGCCGCGGGCGGCTACCTCTTCATGACCACCGACGACGCGTACCAGACGCACGCGGACCTGGTGGCGAAGGGCGTGGACATCACCGACGAGCCGACCGAGCGTCCGTACGGCATCGACTTCGGTGTCCGTGATCCCTTCGGCAACCGGATCCGCGTCGGCCAGATGTTCTGA
- a CDS encoding enoyl-CoA hydratase/isomerase family protein — MSDPQLTVEVTGPVATVTISNPARRNAMTHEMWRRLPVLLDRVEADPAVRALVLTGAGDTFCAGADLADLGETLALGDAGVAVAAEERLAAFAKPTIAAVRGACVGGGCQLAVACDLRIVAADARFGVPPARLGLVYPAPTTRRLAALVGPATAKYLLFTGELIDAERAVRVGLADEVVPVDRLADRVAGLTGSVAARSQLTVVAAKEIVDGRADADRVAWWYGQVQTSGEAREGVAAFHERRPARFTWAVPPEKTSGPDVGAGPAGSWGD, encoded by the coding sequence GTGTCGGACCCGCAGTTGACGGTCGAGGTGACCGGGCCGGTGGCGACCGTGACGATCAGCAACCCGGCCCGGCGCAACGCGATGACCCACGAGATGTGGCGGCGGTTGCCGGTGCTGCTGGACCGGGTCGAGGCGGACCCGGCCGTCCGGGCGCTGGTGCTCACCGGGGCGGGGGACACCTTCTGCGCCGGCGCGGACCTGGCCGACCTGGGGGAGACGCTGGCCCTCGGTGACGCCGGCGTCGCGGTCGCCGCCGAGGAACGGCTGGCCGCCTTCGCCAAACCGACGATCGCCGCCGTGCGGGGGGCCTGCGTGGGCGGCGGCTGTCAGCTCGCCGTCGCCTGCGACCTGCGGATCGTCGCCGCGGACGCGCGGTTCGGGGTGCCCCCGGCCCGGCTCGGGCTGGTCTACCCGGCCCCGACCACCCGCCGGCTGGCCGCCCTGGTCGGCCCGGCAACCGCCAAGTACCTGCTCTTCACCGGCGAGCTGATCGACGCCGAACGGGCCGTCCGGGTGGGGCTCGCCGACGAGGTCGTGCCGGTGGACCGGCTCGCCGACCGGGTCGCCGGGCTGACCGGGAGCGTCGCCGCCCGGTCGCAGCTCACCGTCGTCGCGGCCAAGGAGATCGTGGACGGCCGGGCGGACGCCGACCGGGTCGCCTGGTGGTACGGGCAGGTCCAGACCAGCGGCGAGGCCCGCGAGGGGGTGGCCGCCTTCCACGAACGCCGCCCGGCGCGGTTCACCTGGGCGGTCCCGCCGGAAAAAACGTCCGGACCGGATGTCGGAGCCGGGCCGGCCGGTTCGTGGGGTGACTGA
- a CDS encoding MSMEG_6728 family protein, whose protein sequence is MQTFLPYPDFLASARVLDQRRLGKQRVEAIQVLRGLTRPGYGWRHHPAVKMWAGYEEALVRYGLDVCAVWRAGGRADTCAATLVADLATGCGLRVVRTQPELAGAGDLPPWLGREDLHRSHRSSLLRKDPDHYRPLFGAVPDDLEYVWPASDRPRRCPDG, encoded by the coding sequence GTGCAGACGTTCCTTCCGTACCCGGATTTCCTGGCCAGCGCCCGGGTGCTGGACCAGCGCCGGCTCGGCAAGCAGCGGGTGGAGGCGATCCAGGTGCTGCGCGGCCTGACCCGACCCGGGTACGGCTGGCGGCACCATCCGGCGGTGAAGATGTGGGCCGGGTACGAGGAGGCGCTGGTCCGGTACGGCCTGGACGTGTGCGCGGTGTGGCGCGCGGGCGGGCGGGCGGACACCTGCGCGGCCACCCTCGTCGCCGATCTCGCCACCGGCTGCGGCCTCCGGGTGGTCCGTACCCAGCCGGAGCTGGCCGGGGCCGGTGACCTGCCGCCCTGGCTGGGCCGGGAGGACCTGCACCGCAGCCACCGGTCGTCCCTGCTGCGCAAGGATCCCGACCACTACCGCCCGCTCTTCGGTGCCGTGCCGGACGACCTGGAGTACGTCTGGCCCGCCTCGGACCGCCCCCGCCGCTGCCCCGACGGGTGA